The following are encoded together in the Acidovorax sp. KKS102 genome:
- the ileS gene encoding isoleucine--tRNA ligase, producing MSDNASTPTSTAPDYRSTLNLPDTPFPMRGDLPKREPGWVKEWEDKGTYKRLRDARRGAPKFILHDGPPYANGQIHMGHAVNKILKDMITKARQLEGFDALYVPGWDCHGLPIENAIEKKHGRNLSRDDMQAKSRAFATEQIAQQMVDFKRLGVLGEWDNPYKTMNPANEAGEIRAFKRVMERGFVYRGLKPVYWCFDCGSSLAEFEIEYQDKKSTTLDVAFKSHDPAKLAAAFGLPALAKDAFVVIWTTTAWTIPANQALNLNPEISYALVDTGERILLVAEPLVASCLERYGLTGSVLATTLGKNLGGLEFEHPLYDVASEDGSFGYRRLSPVYLADYATADDGTGIVHSSPAYGLEDFNSCRAHGMALDEILNPVQGNGTYAADFPLFGGQHIWKAVPVIIEALRNAGHLMTTKDITHSYPHCWRHKTPVIYRAAAQWFIRMDEGEGVFTKAGMKPAKTLRQIALDAIEHTSFYPENGKARLHDMIAGRPDWCISRQRSWGVPIPFFLHKDSGELHPRTMEIMDQAADIVEKGGIEAWSRVTTEEILGAEDAPHYTKSTDILEVWFDSGSTFSHVLRGTHPEVHHDTGPEADLYLEGHDQHRGWFHSSLLLASALEGRAPYRGLLTHGFTVDSQGRKMSKSLGNGIDPQEINKKLGAEIIRLWVAASDYSGDIAGDEKILARVVDAYRRIRNTLRFLLANVSDFDPAKDAVPFDQMLEIDRYALTRASEFQAEVLAHYKVYEFHPVVAKLQLYCSEDLGGFYLDVLKDRLYTTAPKSLARRSAQTALYNITHAMLRWMAPFLSFTAEEAWKVFGGSDSIFLETYGNVAGVGAGADEGLLAKWSRIREIRDAVNKEIEALRAAGQVGSSLQATVTLTAAPEDHALLASLGDDLKFVFITSAIELVAGGALQISVKPSSDTKCERCWHYRSDVGSDAAHPTICGRCTSNLYGDGESRAHA from the coding sequence ATGTCCGACAACGCCAGCACGCCCACCTCCACTGCCCCGGATTACCGCAGCACCCTGAACCTGCCCGACACGCCCTTCCCCATGCGCGGCGACCTGCCCAAGCGCGAGCCGGGCTGGGTGAAGGAGTGGGAAGACAAAGGCACCTACAAGCGCCTGCGCGACGCCCGCCGGGGTGCGCCCAAGTTCATCCTGCACGACGGCCCGCCCTACGCCAACGGCCAGATCCACATGGGCCATGCGGTGAACAAGATCCTCAAGGACATGATCACCAAGGCGCGCCAGCTCGAAGGCTTTGACGCACTGTACGTGCCCGGCTGGGACTGCCACGGCCTGCCGATCGAAAACGCCATCGAGAAGAAACACGGCCGCAACCTGAGCCGCGACGACATGCAAGCAAAAAGCCGCGCGTTTGCCACCGAGCAGATCGCGCAGCAGATGGTGGACTTCAAGCGCCTGGGCGTGCTGGGCGAATGGGACAACCCCTACAAGACCATGAACCCCGCCAACGAGGCGGGCGAAATCCGCGCCTTCAAACGCGTGATGGAGCGCGGCTTTGTGTACCGAGGCCTCAAGCCCGTGTACTGGTGCTTTGACTGCGGCAGTTCGCTCGCCGAGTTCGAGATCGAATACCAGGACAAGAAGAGCACCACGCTGGACGTGGCCTTCAAGTCGCACGACCCCGCCAAGCTGGCAGCCGCCTTTGGCCTGCCCGCATTGGCCAAGGATGCGTTTGTGGTCATCTGGACCACCACTGCCTGGACCATCCCTGCCAACCAGGCGCTGAACCTGAACCCCGAGATCAGCTACGCGCTGGTGGACACGGGCGAGCGCATCCTGCTGGTGGCCGAGCCGCTGGTGGCCTCGTGCCTGGAGCGCTACGGCCTCACGGGCAGCGTGCTGGCCACCACCCTGGGCAAGAACCTGGGCGGCCTGGAATTTGAGCACCCGCTGTACGACGTGGCCAGCGAAGACGGCAGCTTTGGCTACCGCCGCCTGTCGCCCGTGTACCTGGCCGACTACGCCACGGCCGATGACGGCACGGGTATCGTGCACTCGTCGCCTGCGTATGGCCTGGAAGACTTCAACTCCTGCCGCGCGCACGGCATGGCACTGGACGAAATCCTGAACCCAGTGCAGGGCAACGGCACCTATGCAGCGGACTTCCCGCTGTTCGGCGGCCAGCACATCTGGAAGGCTGTGCCCGTCATCATCGAGGCCCTGCGCAACGCAGGCCACCTGATGACCACCAAGGACATCACGCACAGCTACCCGCACTGCTGGCGCCACAAGACGCCCGTGATCTACCGCGCGGCTGCCCAGTGGTTCATCCGCATGGACGAAGGCGAAGGCGTGTTCACTAAAGCAGGCATGAAGCCCGCCAAGACGCTGCGCCAGATCGCGCTCGATGCGATCGAGCACACCAGCTTCTACCCCGAGAACGGCAAAGCCCGCCTGCACGACATGATCGCCGGGCGGCCCGACTGGTGCATCTCGCGCCAGCGCAGCTGGGGCGTGCCCATCCCGTTCTTTTTGCACAAGGATTCGGGCGAGTTGCATCCGCGCACCATGGAAATCATGGACCAGGCCGCCGACATCGTCGAAAAGGGCGGCATCGAGGCCTGGAGCCGCGTGACGACCGAAGAGATCCTGGGCGCCGAAGACGCGCCACACTACACGAAGAGCACCGACATCCTGGAAGTGTGGTTCGACTCCGGCTCCACCTTCAGCCACGTGCTGCGCGGCACGCACCCCGAGGTGCACCACGACACAGGCCCCGAGGCCGATCTGTACCTGGAAGGCCATGACCAGCACCGCGGCTGGTTCCACAGCTCGCTGCTGCTGGCCTCCGCGCTGGAAGGCCGCGCGCCCTATCGCGGCCTGCTGACCCACGGTTTCACCGTGGACAGCCAGGGCCGCAAGATGAGCAAGTCGCTGGGCAACGGCATCGACCCGCAAGAGATCAACAAGAAGCTGGGCGCTGAGATCATCCGCTTGTGGGTGGCTGCCAGCGACTATTCCGGCGACATTGCGGGCGACGAGAAGATCCTGGCGCGTGTGGTGGACGCCTACCGCCGCATCCGCAACACGCTGCGCTTTTTGCTGGCCAACGTGAGCGACTTTGACCCGGCCAAGGACGCCGTGCCGTTCGACCAGATGCTGGAGATCGACCGCTACGCGCTCACCCGCGCGTCCGAGTTCCAGGCCGAAGTGCTGGCGCACTACAAGGTGTACGAGTTCCACCCGGTGGTGGCCAAGCTGCAGCTGTACTGCTCGGAAGACCTGGGCGGCTTCTACCTGGATGTGCTCAAGGACCGCCTGTACACCACGGCGCCCAAGAGCCTGGCCCGCCGCAGTGCGCAGACAGCGCTCTACAACATCACGCACGCCATGCTGCGCTGGATGGCGCCGTTCCTCTCGTTCACGGCGGAAGAGGCGTGGAAGGTGTTCGGCGGCTCCGACTCCATTTTCCTGGAGACCTACGGCAATGTCGCCGGCGTGGGTGCCGGTGCGGATGAGGGCCTGCTGGCCAAGTGGTCGCGCATCCGCGAGATCCGCGATGCGGTGAACAAGGAGATCGAGGCCCTGCGCGCCGCGGGTCAGGTGGGCTCGTCGCTGCAGGCGACTGTCACGCTGACGGCTGCGCCGGAGGACCACGCACTGCTGGCCAGCCTGGGCGATGACCTGAAATTCGTGTTCATCACATCCGCTATCGAATTGGTAGCTGGTGGCGCTTTACAGATCAGCGTCAAACCCAGTTCTGATACCAAATGCGAACGCTGCTGGCACTACCGGAGCGACGTGGGCAGCGATGCCGCCCATCCCACCATCTGCGGCCGCTGCACCAGCAACCTGTACGGCGACGGCGAAAGCCGGGCACACGCGTGA
- a CDS encoding alpha/beta fold hydrolase: protein MNNTTWLQRRSLLLATAAAATLALAGCATQSPSLAEAPPIVFVHGNGDTAALWQTTVWRFESNGWPRERLHAIDVPYPLSRDEDAKPQAGRTSAAEHMAYLKAEVDKVLQATGARQVVLVGNSRGGNAIRNYIYNGGGDKTVSHAILGGTPNHGVWAIPGFREGNEFSGTGPFLKALNAPKNAAGDEVSGPVKWMTIRSDNNDKFAQPDGLWIGQKGKPTYVTAAGPELKGATNVVIPRIDHRETSYSPAAFEATYRFITGKAPARTEIAAEKSVVLNGKVTGLGVDSADPKTGNFSNNLPLAGAQLEVYATDPATGARKGNPLLRKTVGADGQWGPLAVSPGAPVEFVITAPGYATTHIYRSGFPRSSDLIHLRAERMADADKGADSVVTLTRPRGYLDPARDKMLLDGAVPAGVPAGAGVASAKVKPAGGVRSIVAEFNGERLVGQTWPAASGHLVFLELTY, encoded by the coding sequence ATGAACAACACAACCTGGCTGCAACGCCGATCTCTCCTGTTGGCCACCGCTGCGGCAGCCACCCTCGCCCTGGCTGGCTGCGCCACCCAGAGCCCCAGCCTGGCCGAGGCACCGCCCATCGTCTTCGTGCACGGCAACGGCGACACCGCTGCGCTGTGGCAAACCACCGTGTGGCGGTTCGAATCGAACGGCTGGCCGCGCGAACGCCTGCACGCCATCGACGTGCCCTACCCACTGTCGCGCGACGAGGACGCCAAGCCCCAGGCAGGCCGCACATCGGCCGCAGAGCACATGGCCTACCTGAAGGCCGAAGTGGACAAGGTGCTCCAAGCCACGGGCGCCCGCCAGGTGGTGCTGGTGGGCAACTCACGCGGCGGCAACGCCATCCGCAACTACATCTACAACGGCGGCGGCGACAAGACCGTGAGCCACGCCATCCTGGGCGGCACCCCCAACCACGGCGTGTGGGCGATTCCGGGGTTCCGAGAAGGCAACGAGTTCTCGGGCACGGGCCCTTTCCTCAAAGCCCTGAATGCTCCCAAGAACGCGGCGGGCGACGAGGTGAGCGGCCCCGTGAAATGGATGACGATCCGCTCGGACAACAACGACAAGTTCGCCCAGCCCGACGGTCTGTGGATAGGCCAGAAAGGCAAGCCCACCTACGTGACCGCCGCAGGCCCCGAACTCAAGGGCGCCACCAACGTGGTGATTCCGCGCATCGACCACCGCGAGACGTCGTACTCCCCCGCTGCGTTTGAAGCCACCTACCGCTTCATCACCGGCAAGGCGCCAGCACGCACCGAGATCGCTGCGGAAAAATCTGTGGTGCTGAACGGCAAGGTCACGGGCCTGGGCGTGGACTCCGCAGACCCCAAGACCGGCAACTTCAGCAACAACCTGCCGCTGGCGGGCGCACAGCTGGAGGTGTACGCCACCGACCCTGCCACCGGCGCTCGCAAAGGCAACCCGCTACTGCGAAAAACGGTGGGCGCGGACGGCCAATGGGGCCCGCTGGCGGTTTCGCCTGGCGCACCGGTGGAGTTTGTAATCACCGCCCCGGGCTACGCTACTACCCACATCTACCGCAGCGGATTCCCGCGCAGCAGCGACCTCATCCACCTGCGCGCAGAACGCATGGCCGATGCCGACAAGGGCGCCGACAGCGTCGTGACCCTGACCCGCCCGCGAGGCTACCTGGACCCGGCGCGCGACAAGATGCTGTTGGACGGCGCAGTGCCTGCCGGGGTGCCCGCAGGCGCCGGCGTGGCCTCGGCGAAGGTCAAGCCTGCCGGTGGCGTGCGCAGCATCGTTGCCGAATTCAATGGCGAGCGCTTGGTGGGGCAGACTTGGCCTGCGGCCAGCGGCCACCTGGTGTTTTTGGAATTGACGTATTGA
- a CDS encoding acyl-CoA dehydrogenase family protein, whose protein sequence is MDFDFSDDQEQLRDAVRKWVDKGYTFERRRAAVAAGGFDRTAWNELAELGLTALTVPEAHDGMGQGAIDAMVVAEELGRGIVLEPIAQAFIASSVLSHYAPAEVQSAWLPRVASGEALVVLAQQERKARYRLDICEAKAAKAQSGYAVTAIKSVVPAGDQADAFIVPAQLDGKIALFLVERTASGVTTQGYVTQDGSRAAEVHLANAPATLITTDGLAALELAVDTGIATACAEAVGVMDKTVAITVEYMNQRKQFGVFISSFQALRHRVADMKMQLELARSMSYYASLKLGAPAEERRAAMARAKVQLGQSMRFVGQQAVQLHGGIGVTDEYIVSHYFKKLTQLEVTFGDTLHHLGEVSARMQDTAGVFA, encoded by the coding sequence ATGGATTTCGATTTTTCTGACGACCAGGAACAACTGCGCGACGCCGTGCGCAAGTGGGTGGACAAGGGCTACACGTTTGAGCGCCGCCGCGCTGCCGTGGCCGCCGGCGGTTTTGACCGCACCGCCTGGAACGAACTGGCCGAGCTGGGCCTCACGGCCCTCACCGTGCCCGAAGCGCACGACGGCATGGGCCAGGGCGCCATCGACGCGATGGTCGTGGCTGAAGAACTGGGCCGTGGCATCGTGCTGGAGCCCATCGCCCAGGCCTTCATCGCCAGCAGCGTGCTCTCGCACTACGCCCCCGCCGAAGTGCAAAGTGCCTGGCTGCCCCGCGTGGCCAGCGGCGAAGCCCTGGTGGTGCTGGCCCAGCAAGAGCGCAAGGCACGCTACCGCCTTGACATTTGCGAAGCAAAAGCGGCTAAAGCGCAATCAGGATATGCGGTAACAGCTATCAAAAGCGTAGTGCCTGCTGGTGACCAGGCGGACGCCTTCATCGTGCCTGCGCAGTTGGACGGAAAGATCGCCCTCTTCCTGGTCGAACGCACTGCGAGCGGCGTGACCACGCAGGGTTACGTCACGCAAGACGGCAGCCGCGCCGCCGAGGTGCACCTGGCCAACGCCCCCGCCACGCTCATCACCACCGACGGCCTGGCTGCGCTGGAACTGGCCGTGGACACCGGCATTGCCACCGCCTGTGCGGAAGCCGTGGGCGTGATGGACAAGACCGTGGCCATCACCGTCGAATACATGAACCAGCGCAAGCAGTTCGGCGTGTTCATTTCCAGCTTCCAGGCGCTGCGCCACCGCGTGGCCGACATGAAGATGCAGCTGGAGCTGGCCCGCTCGATGAGCTACTACGCCAGCCTCAAGCTCGGCGCCCCTGCCGAAGAACGCCGCGCCGCCATGGCCCGCGCCAAGGTACAGCTGGGCCAATCCATGCGCTTTGTCGGCCAGCAGGCCGTGCAACTGCACGGGGGCATCGGGGTGACGGACGAGTACATCGTGAGCCACTACTTCAAGAAGCTCACGCAGCTGGAAGTGACCTTTGGCGACACGCTGCACCACCTGGGTGAAGTGTCCGCCCGCATGCAAGACACCGCAGGCGTGTTTGCCTGA
- a CDS encoding Na/Pi cotransporter family protein, whose amino-acid sequence MKHLLNLLAAVALLIWGTHLVRTGILRVFGANLRQLIAHSVSSRFTAVLSGIGVTAVVQSSTATALIVSSFVGQGLVGLPAALAVMLGADVGTSVMAVVFSMDLSWLSPLFIFVGVVLFISRKDTAVGRVGRVLIGLGLMLLALRLITESTTVLTQSPTVRTLLGALTSDLLLEIFTGAILAIVAYSSLATVLLTAALAGSGGIPADVALGLVLGANLGSGVLAVLTTMKSNVQTRQVPLGNLFFKIIGVLIMTPLTGLWLQHVRPYVPETAALVVLFHLAFNIVVGIVCIGLTGTVARAVQRLLPVEKAQAAAGTRPQHLDPSALATPSLAISCAAREALHQADVVESMLLGLHKVIRTDDLQLAEDLRKLDDEVDGLYSAIKYYMTKISREALDEREGRRWADIISFTINMEQIGDIIERVLIDIEDKKIKKGRQFSEAGMEEINELHARLIDNLRLAMSVFLNGSVRDAQKLLEEKARFRDLEHAYSATHLARLSDNTVQSIETSSLHIDLISELKRINSLLCSVAYPILESAGALAPSRLRTLNEQS is encoded by the coding sequence ATGAAGCATCTCCTCAATCTCTTGGCAGCCGTGGCGCTGCTGATCTGGGGCACCCACCTGGTGCGCACCGGCATCCTGCGCGTGTTCGGCGCCAACCTGCGCCAGCTGATTGCGCACAGCGTCAGCAGCCGCTTCACCGCTGTCCTCTCCGGCATTGGCGTGACGGCCGTGGTGCAGTCCAGCACAGCCACCGCGCTTATCGTGTCGTCCTTTGTGGGCCAGGGCCTGGTGGGCCTGCCTGCAGCGCTGGCCGTGATGCTGGGCGCCGACGTGGGCACCAGCGTGATGGCTGTGGTGTTCTCTATGGACCTGTCGTGGCTGTCGCCCCTGTTCATCTTTGTGGGCGTCGTGCTGTTCATCTCGCGCAAGGACACGGCCGTGGGCCGCGTGGGCCGCGTGTTGATCGGCCTGGGGCTGATGCTGCTGGCGCTGCGCCTCATCACCGAATCGACCACGGTGCTCACCCAGTCGCCCACCGTGCGCACGCTGCTGGGAGCGCTCACCAGCGATCTGCTGCTGGAGATCTTTACCGGCGCCATCCTGGCCATCGTGGCGTATTCCAGCCTTGCCACCGTGCTGCTCACTGCGGCGCTGGCAGGCTCTGGCGGTATTCCGGCCGATGTGGCGCTGGGACTGGTGCTGGGCGCCAACCTGGGCAGCGGCGTGCTCGCCGTGTTGACCACCATGAAGTCCAACGTGCAGACACGCCAGGTGCCCCTGGGCAACCTGTTCTTCAAGATCATCGGCGTGCTCATCATGACGCCGCTCACCGGCCTGTGGCTGCAGCATGTGCGGCCCTACGTGCCCGAAACTGCCGCCCTGGTGGTGCTGTTCCACCTGGCCTTCAACATCGTGGTGGGCATCGTCTGCATTGGCCTGACAGGTACGGTGGCGCGGGCCGTGCAGCGCCTGCTGCCGGTGGAAAAGGCACAGGCTGCTGCAGGCACCCGCCCCCAGCATCTGGACCCCTCCGCCCTGGCCACGCCGTCCCTCGCCATCTCGTGCGCGGCACGCGAAGCCCTGCACCAGGCCGACGTGGTCGAATCGATGCTGCTGGGCCTGCACAAAGTGATCCGCACGGACGACCTGCAATTGGCAGAAGACCTGCGCAAGCTCGATGACGAGGTGGACGGCCTGTACTCGGCCATCAAGTACTACATGACCAAGATCTCGCGCGAGGCCCTGGACGAGCGCGAGGGCCGCCGCTGGGCCGACATCATCAGCTTCACCATCAACATGGAGCAGATCGGCGACATCATCGAGCGCGTGCTGATCGACATCGAGGACAAGAAGATCAAGAAGGGCCGCCAGTTCTCCGAGGCGGGCATGGAAGAGATCAATGAGCTGCACGCCCGCCTGATCGACAACCTGCGGCTGGCAATGAGCGTGTTCTTGAACGGCAGCGTGCGCGACGCACAAAAGCTGCTGGAAGAAAAAGCCCGGTTCCGCGACCTGGAACACGCCTATTCGGCCACCCACCTGGCACGCCTGTCAGACAACACGGTGCAGAGCATCGAGACCAGTTCACTGCACATCGACCTGATCAGCGAACTCAAGCGCATCAACTCGCTGCTGTGCTCGGTGGCCTACCCCATCCTGGAATCGGCCGGTGCCCTGGCGCCCAGCCGCCTGCGCACGCTCAACGAGCAGAGTTGA
- a CDS encoding HNH endonuclease, with amino-acid sequence MKVLKLSAQGLPQSWISLEQAVIHYAAGEVRWESGGQIARFRGGYNAISGEQSVIAINSIIGTKGVPSINPFELKPSLTNSKLFARDRNVCAYCGGRFHEEDLTREHIVPFARNGQDHWMNVVTACRPCNHRKGPRTPEQAHMPLLYAPYVPSLWEDFILRNRRILADQMEFLMAHVPKSSRLLA; translated from the coding sequence TTGAAGGTCTTGAAGCTCTCAGCCCAAGGGCTGCCCCAATCGTGGATTTCGCTGGAGCAGGCGGTGATTCATTACGCCGCCGGGGAAGTGCGCTGGGAGTCCGGCGGCCAGATTGCCCGGTTCCGGGGCGGGTACAACGCCATATCGGGTGAGCAATCGGTGATCGCCATCAACAGCATCATCGGCACCAAGGGCGTGCCCAGCATCAATCCGTTCGAGCTCAAGCCCAGCCTGACCAACAGCAAGCTCTTTGCCCGCGACCGCAATGTGTGCGCCTACTGCGGCGGGCGTTTTCACGAAGAGGACCTCACGCGCGAGCACATCGTGCCGTTCGCGCGCAACGGTCAGGACCACTGGATGAACGTGGTCACGGCCTGCCGCCCCTGCAACCACCGCAAGGGCCCGCGCACCCCGGAGCAGGCGCACATGCCGCTGCTGTACGCGCCCTATGTGCCGAGCCTGTGGGAGGACTTCATCCTGCGCAATCGGCGCATCCTGGCCGATCAGATGGAATTCCTCATGGCCCATGTCCCCAAGTCTTCACGGCTGTTGGCTTAG
- a CDS encoding bifunctional riboflavin kinase/FAD synthetase — translation MKIFRGFHHPGIADACALTIGNFDGVHRGHQAMLALLNSEAAHRGVESCVLTFEPHPRDYFAGAHHKPELAPARIGTLRDKLTELARCGVQQTVVLPFDARLAAQSPDAFIDEVLVRGLGARYVLVGDDFRFGRQRAGDYAMLDTAGQAQGFDVARMNSYEVHGLRVSSSAVRQALAAGDMEAAARLLGRPYTISGHVVHGRKLGRELGATAEGAGDGFRTLNLRFAHWKPAASGIFAVLVHGLAGEPLPGVANLGVRPSLDPNDVNGGRVLLETHCLQWPAELGAEGAYGKIVRVELLHKLHDELKYDGLDALTAGIAKDCADARAYFASAHAPNHTETRRQTTRDRI, via the coding sequence ATGAAGATCTTTCGCGGATTCCACCACCCGGGCATTGCCGATGCCTGTGCGCTGACCATTGGCAACTTCGATGGCGTGCACCGGGGGCATCAGGCCATGCTGGCCCTGCTGAACAGCGAGGCGGCCCACCGGGGCGTGGAAAGCTGCGTGCTCACCTTCGAGCCCCACCCGCGCGACTACTTTGCCGGGGCCCACCACAAGCCGGAGCTGGCCCCAGCCCGCATAGGCACCTTGCGCGACAAGCTTACCGAGCTGGCCCGCTGCGGCGTGCAGCAGACCGTGGTGCTGCCGTTTGACGCGCGGCTGGCCGCCCAGTCGCCCGACGCTTTCATCGATGAAGTGCTGGTGCGCGGTCTGGGTGCACGCTATGTGTTGGTGGGTGACGATTTCCGCTTCGGCCGCCAGCGCGCGGGCGACTACGCCATGCTGGACACCGCCGGGCAAGCCCAAGGTTTTGACGTGGCTCGCATGAACAGCTACGAGGTGCATGGGCTGCGCGTGTCCAGCTCCGCCGTGCGCCAGGCGCTAGCCGCAGGCGACATGGAGGCAGCAGCGCGCTTGCTGGGGCGGCCCTACACCATCAGCGGCCATGTGGTGCATGGCCGCAAGCTGGGGCGCGAGCTGGGCGCCACGGCGGAAGGCGCGGGCGACGGCTTTCGCACCCTCAACCTGCGGTTTGCGCACTGGAAACCCGCCGCCAGCGGCATCTTTGCCGTGCTGGTGCATGGTCTCGCGGGCGAGCCCTTGCCGGGTGTGGCCAACCTGGGTGTGCGCCCCTCGCTGGACCCCAATGACGTGAACGGCGGCCGCGTGCTGCTCGAAACCCATTGCCTGCAGTGGCCTGCCGAACTGGGTGCCGAAGGGGCGTACGGTAAAATCGTGCGCGTGGAACTGCTGCACAAACTGCACGACGAGCTGAAGTACGACGGTCTGGACGCCCTGACAGCGGGCATTGCCAAAGACTGTGCGGATGCGCGCGCCTACTTTGCATCGGCCCACGCCCCCAATCACACCGAGACCCGGCGTCAGACCACGCGCGACCGAATTTAG
- the lspA gene encoding signal peptidase II: MARSTQSGQAGRTGVGMWPWLAWAVFLMGADQITKTLILNHYQLGDSTLITSFFNIVRAHNTGAAFSYLSDAGGWQRWLFTGIGLAATIFIVWQLRAHPGQKLFSFALSSILGGAVGNVVDRLMHGYVVDFLQFHYAGWYFPSFNLADSAITVGAVCLILDELLRVRRER, translated from the coding sequence ATGGCGCGCTCTACGCAATCTGGGCAAGCCGGGCGCACCGGCGTGGGCATGTGGCCATGGCTGGCATGGGCGGTGTTTCTGATGGGCGCCGACCAGATCACCAAGACCCTGATTCTCAACCACTACCAGCTGGGCGACTCCACGTTGATCACCAGCTTCTTCAACATCGTGCGCGCGCACAACACCGGCGCAGCGTTCTCGTACTTGTCGGACGCGGGCGGCTGGCAGCGCTGGCTGTTCACCGGTATCGGCTTGGCGGCCACGATCTTCATCGTGTGGCAATTGCGTGCGCATCCAGGCCAGAAGCTGTTCAGCTTTGCGCTGTCCAGCATCCTGGGCGGGGCCGTAGGCAACGTGGTGGACCGGCTCATGCACGGCTATGTGGTGGACTTCTTGCAGTTCCACTACGCGGGCTGGTACTTTCCGTCCTTCAACTTGGCGGACTCGGCCATCACCGTGGGTGCGGTCTGCCTGATCCTGGACGAGCTGCTGCGGGTACGGCGCGAGCGCTGA
- a CDS encoding bile acid:sodium symporter family protein, which produces MARSRFLPDNFTLALLGTVTLASVLPASGVAAQALEGITVAAVALLFFLHGAKLSRDAIVAGLSHWRLHLVVVGTTFVLFPLLGWALRPVLLPLVTPGLYTGILYLCVLPATVQSAIAFTAMARGNMPAAICSASASTLLGIVITPLLVGLLLPEAQQQAGAAQHDTLANIGRITLQLLVPFVAGHLLRPWIGGFVQRRAAALKRVDQGSILLVVFTAFSAAVVEGLWRQLPASALLGLVVVCAVLLTLALVTTTWVARRMGFSKEDEITLVFCGSKKSLASGVPMAKVLFASHAVGAIVLPIMVFHQMQLMVCAVLAQRYARRSA; this is translated from the coding sequence ATGGCCCGTTCCCGTTTTCTCCCTGACAACTTCACCCTGGCCCTGCTGGGCACCGTCACCCTCGCCAGCGTGTTGCCCGCCTCGGGCGTGGCGGCCCAGGCGCTGGAGGGGATCACCGTGGCAGCGGTGGCGCTGCTGTTCTTCTTGCACGGGGCCAAGCTCTCGCGGGATGCTATCGTGGCGGGGCTCTCGCACTGGCGGCTGCACCTGGTGGTCGTGGGCACCACGTTTGTGCTGTTCCCGCTGCTGGGCTGGGCGCTGCGGCCGGTGCTGCTGCCGCTGGTCACGCCCGGGCTTTACACCGGCATCCTGTACCTGTGCGTGCTGCCAGCCACGGTGCAGTCGGCCATTGCGTTCACGGCCATGGCGCGCGGCAACATGCCGGCGGCCATCTGCAGCGCGTCGGCATCGACCCTGCTGGGCATTGTGATCACACCGCTGCTGGTGGGGCTGTTGCTGCCCGAGGCGCAGCAGCAGGCAGGCGCTGCGCAGCATGACACGCTGGCCAACATCGGCCGCATCACCTTGCAGTTGCTGGTGCCCTTTGTGGCGGGCCACCTGCTGCGTCCGTGGATTGGCGGTTTTGTGCAGCGCCGGGCGGCAGCGCTCAAGCGGGTGGACCAGGGCTCCATCCTGCTGGTGGTGTTCACGGCCTTCAGCGCTGCGGTGGTCGAGGGGCTGTGGCGTCAGCTGCCAGCGTCTGCGCTGCTGGGCCTGGTGGTGGTGTGCGCCGTGCTGCTGACACTGGCGCTGGTGACCACCACCTGGGTCGCGCGGCGCATGGGGTTCTCCAAGGAGGACGAAATCACGCTGGTGTTCTGCGGCTCCAAGAAGAGCCTGGCCAGCGGCGTGCCCATGGCCAAGGTGCTGTTTGCATCGCACGCAGTGGGCGCCATTGTGCTGCCCATCATGGTGTTCCACCAGATGCAGCTGATGGTGTGTGCGGTGCTGGCGCAGCGCTATGCGCGGCGCAGTGCGTAG